From a single Cydia amplana chromosome 22, ilCydAmpl1.1, whole genome shotgun sequence genomic region:
- the LOC134658478 gene encoding uncharacterized protein LOC134658478 gives MRAEINHVCELQIKSQWDKTFVLPVKAYVMSKQLTRKLPKKHIVQQPWPHLQGLQLADPNYNNSGPIDLLLGVRVYARILQAEVVKGPPGTPCAQKTDLGWILFGESDSTSQEDSYLVMHHQVDIEDTLKSLWEIETDTKRKYTKEEQLCEEIYEKTVTRNQEGRYIVKLPFKTENPKVLDGNTKEIATKRFMQLERRFKRSPDLKTEYIKGINDYLEEGHLEEVPEKEKEDKSVYLPHHAVIRDDKETTRTRIVFDGSCKGSNNVSLNDELMIGPQLQDDLRNLLMRWRLKRVCFVADVQKMYRQILVTKEDANYQRILWRQDESEELKEYRMLRVTFGTAPAPYLAVKTLQKIATDEEEKQLGKQTNKHSEVAIKTIKEDFYMDDMLSGAATAEEAIAIAKEVTRILKQGGFQLMKWSSNNIEFMKSIDEDKRSANAQIELNLDGTIKALGIAWNLGADQFQYNLSLSPMPKTITKRGILSDVQKLFDPLGWIAPSTVMAKMLMQRLWLEKVSWDECVSPELEEEWKQIRDDFENVKDIKMDRWLGTTDSEEEKIQIHGFSDASMRAYAAVVYIRVESENKITTKIIAARTRIAPLKTISLPRLELCGALLLSKLMKQIGQAMRIPTTNMFAWTDSSIVIAWLCGEPNRWKPFVANRVVEIVENLNNKHWYHVQSKDNPADIASRGMKLTTLKNCDLWWHGPSWLSEKEINISKQEDFTTDEEIKVQKIQTYLNIEDLERQEKALSTQFGDFDNLTELLKGIVYCLRFLNCKKNPDGIDKDITTMELQNAMNICIKKVQQEEYQEEIERLTSDKQVKGKSSLRSLAPYVDENKVLRVGGRLRYANIDEDRKHPIILGNRNALVPLIIADAHTRTLHGTLPEMLCYLRSKYWILRAKSLVKKHIQKCLTCAKQNATSKPQIMGDLPEPRVTPSRPFLHSGVDFAGPYQILTSKGRGGKTVKAYIAIFICMAVKAIHIELVGDLTSEAFIAAFKRFVARRGKCTHLWSDQGRNFVGANKELVEAWNEAKLKFTGPIAETLAIEGTQWHFIPAYSPNFGGLWEAGVKSIKYHLKRVLTTNLTFEEFTTVLYETEACLNSRPLCPLDNSDPENAEILTPGHFLIGEAPIVVPAADYKECKIHTLSRWQLTQKLLADFWRRWQDEYLSRLQQRPKWLKKEKEFKIGDIVLIKTDNLPPGKWSLGRIMDKHPAEDGFTRVYSVKSGSAIVKRSISKLCALPVDTETL, from the coding sequence ATGAGAGCAGAAATCAACCACGTCTGTGAGCTACAAATAAAATCACAGTGGGATAAAACATTTGTCCTACCGGTTAAGGCTTATGTAATGTCGAAACAGCTGACCAGGAAGTTACCTAAGAAGCATATTGTTCAACAACCATGGCCTCATCTACAAGGATTACAGCTAGCGGATCCTAATTACAACAACTCGGGACCCATAGATCTCTTGCTAGGGGTCCGAGTATACGCTAGAATACTGCAAGCAGAAGTAGTCAAAGGTCCACCAGGTACACCATGCGCACAAAAGACTGACCTGGGCTGGATTCTTTTTGGAGAGAGTGATAGCACATCACAAGAAGATTCTTACCTCGTCATGCACCATCAGGTCGATATAGAAGACACACTGAAGTCTCTATGGGAAATAGAAACAGACACCAAGAGAAAATATACCAAGGAAGAACAGCTATGTGAAGAAATCTATGAAAAAACAGTCACTCGAAACCAAGAAGGAAGATACATTGTGAAACTGCCATTTAAGACTGAGAATCCAAAAGTACTTGATGGTAATACAAAAGAGATAGCTACAAAGAGGTTCATGCAACTAGAAAGAAGATTTAAGCGTTCGCCGGACCTGAAAACAGAATACATAAAGGGTATTAATGATTACCTTGAAGAAGGACATCTAGAAGAAGTACCTGAAAAGGAAAAAGAAGATaaatcggtatacctaccacacCACGCTGTAATTCGCGACGATAAAGAAACCACGCGCACACGTATTGTATTTGACGGCTCCTGCAAAGGATCAAACAACGTCTCATTAAATGATGAACTGATGATAGGCCCACAACTACAAGATGACTTAAGAAATCTTTTAATGAGATGGAGACTGAAACGAGTTTGCTTCGTGGCAGATGTCCAGAAGATGTACCGCCAAATATTGGTAACAAAAGAGGACGCAAATTACCAACGCATTCTTTGGCGACAAGACGAGTCTGAAGAGTTAAAAGAGTACCGTATGCTTCGAGTCACTTTCGGTACCGCTCCAGCTCCATACTTAGCGGTCAAAACACTTCAGAAGATTGCTACTGATGAAGAAGAGAAACAACTtggtaaacaaacaaacaagcacAGCGAAGTGGCAATCAAAACAATAAAAGAAGACTTTTATATGGACGACATGCTGTCAGGGGCAGCAACCGCTGAGGAAGCGATCGCAATAGCTAAAGAAGTAACACGCATCCTGAAACAAGGCGGATTTCAACTCATGAAATGGTCCTCTAATAACATTGAATTTATGAAATCTATCGATGAAGATAAAAGATCAGCGAATGCACAGATAGAACTGAACCTTGATGGAACTATAAAGGCACTTGGAATTGCATGGAACCTTGGTGCAGATCAGTTTCAATACAACTTGTCACTATCACCAATGCCAAAGACGATAACTAAACGTGGGATACTATCAGATGTACAAAAGCTATTTGATCCACTAGGCTGGATCGCACCAAGCACTGTTATGGCGAAGATGCTGATGCAAAGGTTATGGCTTGAAAAAGTGTCTTGGGACGAATGTGTCAGTCCTGAGCTCGAAGAAGAATGGAAACAGATAAGAGATGATTTTGAAAATGTCAAAGATATAAAGATGGATAGATGGCTTGGCACAACAGACTCGGAAGAAGAAAAGATACAGATACACGGATTTAGCGACGCATCTATGCGAGCATACGCTGCCGTCGTATATATAAGAGTTGAAAGCGAGAACAAAATAACAACCAAAATCATCGCTGCACGAACGAGAATAGCACCTTTGAAAACTATCTCCCTCCCGCGCTTAGAATTATGTGGCGCGTTACTCCTGTCTAAACTCATGAAACAAATTGGACAAGCGATGAGAATACCAACAACAAACATGTTCGCATGGACCGACTCTTCGATAGTAATCGCTTGGCTTTGTGGAGAACCCAATAGATGGAAACCGTTTGTAGCCAACCGCGTTGTAGAAATCGTTGAGAACCTAAACAACAAACACTGGTACCATGTGCAATCTAAAGATAATCCTGCAGATATCGCTTCAAGAGGGATGAAGCTGACCACACTTAAGAACTGTGATCTGTGGTGGCACGGCCCGAGCTGGTTAtctgaaaaagaaataaatattagtaaacaAGAAGATTTTACAACAGAtgaagaaataaaggtacagaaAATTCAAACTTACCTGAATATTGAAGACCTGGAAAGACAAGAAAAGGCACTGAGTACACAATTTGGAGATTTTGATAACCTAACTGAACTACTTAAAGGTATTGTCTATTGCCTAAGATTCTTAAACTGCAAGAAAAATCCAGATGGCATTGATAAGGATATTACTACAATGGAATTACAAAACGCCATGAATATTTGCATAAAAAAGGTACAGCAAGAAGAGTATCAAGAAGAAATAGAAAGATTGACATCAGATAAACAAGTGAAAGGAAAGAGCTCCCTAAGATCCCTCGCCCCATACGTAGATGAAAACAAGGTCCTCAGGGTGGGCGGTCGCCTCAGATATGCAAATATAGACGAAGACAGAAAGCATCCTATCATTCTGGGAAACAGGAACGCTTTAGTGCCACTAATAATTGCTGATGCACATACAAGAACGCTTCATGGCACTTTGCCTGAAATGCTATGCTACTTACGTTCTAAGTACTGGATATTGCGAGCTAAGTccttagtcaagaaacatattcaAAAATGCCTTACTTGTGCAAAACAAAATGCTACGTCGAAGCCGCAAATCATGGGAGATTTACCGGAGCCGAGGGTCACTCCTTCGAGACCATTCCTACACAGTGGAGTAGATTTTGCAGGGCCATACCAGATATTGACGTCTAAAGGCCGAGGAGGAAAAACTGTGAAGGCCTACATAGCTATTTTTATTTGCATGGCCGTCAAGGCAATTCATATTGAACTGGTTGGAGACCTTACCTCAGAAGCATTCATAGCAGCATTCAAACGTTTTGTCGCTAGAAGAGGAAAATGTACTCACCTGTGGAGCGACCAGggtagaaacttcgtaggtgcTAACAAAGAACTTGTTGAAGCCTGGAATGAAGCTAAATTGAAATTTACCGGACCAATAGCAGAGACACTTGCAATCGAAGGCACACAGTGGCACTTCATTCCAGCTTACAGCCCTAACTTCGGTGGCCTTTGGGAGGCCGGCGTCAAGTCCATAAAATACCATTTAAAGAGAGTTCTGACAACAAACCTGACGTTTGAAGAATTTACGACGGTACTTTACGAGACTGAAGCCTGTTTGAATTCCCGGCCCCTATGCCCACTCGATAACTCAGATcctgaaaacgctgaaatactcACCCCAGGACATTTCTTAATAGGCGAAGCCCCTATCGTTGTTCCAGCAGCAGATTATAAAGAATGTAAAATACATACCTTGTCACGCTGGCAACTCACGCAGAAACTGTTGGCAGATTTTTGGCGTCGATGGCAAGATGAGTACCTATCCAGACTGCAACAAAGACCTAAATGGCTGAAAAAAGAGAAAGAGTTTAAAATAGGAGATATAGTGCTTATCAAAACTGATAACTTACCTCCAGGCAAATGGTCACTGGGCCGCATCATGGACAAACATCCTGCTGAAGACGGTTTTACTAGAGTGTACAGTGTCAAATCCGGTAGTGCTATAGTGAAACgatctatatctaaattatGTGCGTTGCCCGTTGATACTGAAACTTTATAA